GCACTTACAGAGGCCCACATGTCGAGCCTATTgtctaaaaaccctaattgttGTGCACTCAATTGGATGTTGCATGAAAAATGGATAAGCTTAACACATAATAATGTTTAAATTAGATTTATTTCGaaaataattagaaaatatgaTCTTGACTCTTAGAATTGAATGGTAATTACGAGCAACTTAGCGGATTTTTCAATTTCAACCTAGGAgaaaaagtgaaatattttctaatgagtttttgaaataaataaatgtaagATGTGTAATTAATAATGTCAAAATTATTTCACCCTTGTCGAAAGAAATGGCTGCCAAAAATGTTGTTGCTGATTTGACCAAAAGAGAAAAGCTGCTTGGAACCAACTATGATATTTGACATATGAAGATCCAATATCTTCTCAATGAACAAAAGCTCTTGGAGCCTTTGGACGCCTCAGTGGATGAGCCTGATCTTGAGAGAGATGGAATCACTGCAGCTCAGCATACGACTAGAGTAAGGTCTTATGAATCTTGGTTCAAGAAAGATCGAAGTGCGCACTTTACTATGTTAAACAGCTTGCATGATGATCTTATTGGTGAGTATGAAAGGTACTCGACCGCCAAGGAGATATAGGACCAGctgaaatttgtttttgatggaACCTCAACTACTAGGCTGAGAAGTCTAGTGTTAAAGTTTGAGGTTTACAGGATGGATCCTAAGCACTATGTATTTGAACATCTTAGGAAGATGTCAGGCATGATACGAGATTTGAAAGTTGCTGGAGTATCATTACCGATGAACAGCAAGTCCAAGCTGCGATTAGGTCCCTCCCAAATTCATGGAATGCCCTTAAACAAATCATGACACACAATGATCAGATTAAGAACTTTCATGACATCTCGCGTCATGTTGAACTGAAAGGTGAATGCCGAGTGGCGACCGAGAGTACTGCCTTTTTGACTCAATGTGGGTCCAAAAAGGGTAACCAGTTCAAAGGAAAGGGTAAGACCAAGTTTGAGAAAAATGACGCAAAGCTTGCTCCTAATTCTAATAAGATCAAGGCCCACAGAGGTAAACATGGCAAGAAAGACGAATCCAAGTCAACGTTCTTTAATTGTAAAAAGAAAGGACATTTCGCTCGTAATTGCACTGAGCCGAATAAAAAGGTAATCTCTAACCATAAATCTGTCATTGTTTGTGTATGTTCGCATATACATGTTGCTCACACATCCGACAATTGGATTGTAGACTCAAGAGCAACCAAGCATGTGACGTAAGATAAAATGGGGTTCGAAAATTATCAACGCTTTTCAGCAAAATCACACTAGTTGTACGTGGGTGAAGGAAGTCGTACAGAAGCTTTGGAAGTTAGTTCGTATCGACTTCAACTAAGCACTGGGTGTCAACTACTTCTGCATGATGTCTTGCACACTCCTGGAACTTTCAATTACTGCACTTTTATATGAAGgatattgtttttatttaagcCCATCTAGACTTGTGATCTATTTGGATCAAGTTGAAATTGGATATGGTTCAATAAAGAATGATTTTGTTTGCTtggatttgatttattcatgtTCTTCTACTTCTTTAGTAACTGTTATTAAACATGTTAATTCTGAAACATGGCATGCTAGACTAGGGCATATAGGGCAAGATAGAATGACAAGGTTAGTTAGAGAAGGCCTGTTGGGGTCACTCACTAATATCAATCTACTTGTATGTGAGCCTTGTTTAGCTGGCAAAGTAGTTAGAAAGCCTTTTGGAAAGGTTGTTCGAGCTACTCAACCGTTAGAGTTAATCTACTCAGACATTTGTGGACCAATGAGTATGAAGGCCCCTCATGACGCCTCTTATTTTCTGACTTTGATTGACGATTACACGCGATATGCTTATGTGTACTTGATTGCCTATCGCTATGAAGCTTTAGATTTTCGTAGATGAGGTTGAGAATAAAAAAGGGAAGAATGTAAAAGCTCTTCGCACTGATCGTGGACGCTAGTATTTGTCTAACCAATTTAAGGTTTTTTGTGAAAGTAAGGAGATACGTAGGCAACTTTATGTTCCTTACACGCCACAACAAAATAGTGTTGCTGAAAAGAGAAACAAAACTTTATTAGACATGGTCAGGTCTATGATGGTGTAGACAAATCTCCCCATATCTTTCTGGGGTGATGCATTATTAACTGCGATGTATATACTTAACTGTGTGCCTTTAAAGATGGTTCCCTCAACCCCATACGAACTTTGGAATGATGTAAAACCCAATCTGGGTAATTTGCGTACTTGGGGTTATGCTGGATTTGTTCATAACCAATCACATAAGTTTGGAAAGTTTGGTCCTATAGCAAATGAACATATCTTTATAAGATATTGTGAAAACTCAAAAGGTTATGTGATGTATGGTGAACATCCAGATAGAGGGAGAACCGAGATTGATTCACGTGATGTGGAATTCATAGAGAATGACTTACCAAAACTTGGCGATATTGTCAAAAACCTTGATCTCCATGAGTtggaaaatgatgaagaactCGTAACATCTTCAAGTGAAGGAGTGGAATTAATTTTCAATCTGTTGGTCACTGAATATGATGTAGGAGGACTTGATCCAAATGGGAGTAATGTATCCATAAACACTCAAGAGAATACGCCCAATGATGGGAGCGTACCCTCTAAAATTCAAGGTCACACAGTTCGAAGAAGCAAAAGAAGCCATATTCCCAAACGTCATTTTGAGGTTGATAGGGAGGCCTAAATTTGCATACCTTCAGAGGAAGACGAACCTTTTTCTTACAAAGAAATGTTGTCTTCAACAGCCAAAGAAAAGTAGATAACTGCAATGGAGGAAGAGATAAGCTCCATGGACAAAAATATTGTTTGGGAGTTAGTTGACCTTCCGCTTGGGCGTAAAACCATTGGATACAAGTGGGTTTTAAAAATCAAATTCCACCCTTATGCCCTTTGAACTAAAGTCTATGTTAGAAAGATGAGGTTTAATGATCGCTACTTTAGCACGTTTATCTAAGACGGTCAAGTTAGCTACTGTCCTAAGAGGCGTGTCTAGGCAAGCAGTTAAATCAATTAGACTGACATGAGAGCTTAAGGAAGACAGTTCGAAGAAAACACCATTTCGTGTGATTCATTAGCTTTTTGATATTTGTTATCAAACATAAGACATGGATACATGATACTTGTGAGACATgacattgttttattttttttctttcataacGAGGGATAAAGAATGTCAAGTTTGGTGTGTGACGAACAGTATGGGGCATAAAATGATGCACTTCCGAGTGATGCACTATTGTTAATTTAGTGATAGCTTAATGGCAGTGCTCTTGGTTATGTACGTTCTTTCTCACGAGGTCGCGCGTCCCATTTCCTGTATGAGGAGATAGACTAGAATGGATGTGAACTAAGTGTATTGATTGAGACTATGCCACACCTTATGTGGGTGAGTGGGAGATGTAGGATTTATCTTATGGGATAAATAAATATCAAAGGATACTCCACCCACATGAGGATATTAACCTCCTAATTATCTATGTGATAATTAGATGAAAATCAAGAGATATTCATATTAGAATATACTTGGGATTTTCATGGGCTTTTCAGTCTTTGTACACTTTTCCCAACCACTATATAAGGAGGCTTTGGGGAAGAGAGAATAGATAAGAAACACAAGCTTTTCCACAGTTCAAATATTCGAGTTAGGTCTTTAGAGCTATCACTTTTGGCTCTAGGTCTTGGAAAGCGAAAACCAAGGGGCAACTCAACATACCATAGCCAACCTGGCGACCTGCGAGGTTCTAGACATGCACGGAGGGTCAGAGCAGTTGTTCGTGTTTGTAAGAGCGTGTTGAGATTCAAGCTTCCGCATAAAAGGTACACACGtcatttcaaatttatttatagTCATCCAACATGTGATATGAAATGCAGATACATGAAATTGGGAGGAATGTATGGACAAGCACAAGAAAAGAACAGGATGCAGCAAAGAAGAAATTTCTTGACTGCATTAGCGTGTTAGAATGAGAGCTCGGAGATAAGCCTTACTTTGGGGGTGAAACCTTCGGATTTGTGGATGTGGCGGTTATGCCATTTTATAGCTGGTTTTCTATCTATGAGAAATTTGGAAACTTCAGTGTAGAGATAGATCACCCAAAGTTTATTGCCTGGGTTAAAAGGTGTTTGGAGAAGAAGAGTGTATCCAAGTCGCTTGCCAACCCAAAAAAGGTCTACGATTTCCTCTTGCAAATGTGGAACAAACTCGAAATGGAGTAGATTTTGGAGCAAGCGTGGGAAGAAGCTAGTGATTATCAATgtaatttcaatgtttaacctgtttttggttgttttgaattagaaTAAAAGGGCACTTGATGAAGGTTTCTACTATATTTGGCACTTTGTTTTGCCTCTGGTCCTATGTTGTTATCTTTGTTATTTGCTTTTGTAATTAAATTATCATATTGTTGTTAACTTGTTATAGTAAGCAATATTATGTGACCAAGTCTTCATATTGAATGTTGGATTATTGGGTGTCACCAGTTGCATACAACCATTAGTTCATCTCTCTTATTAGAACAATATTATGTGACCAAGTCTTCATATTGAATGTTGGATTATTGGGTGTCACCAGTTGCATACAACCATGAGTTCATCTCTCTTGTATTCAACAGATGACGGGGCAGATTTTCTCTTTATTATCCAACTTTTGTTgcaagttatatattagttaaagtgtaaatagtattttgttgtcccacattgacgaagtgcatatgtaataccaattgtaactcctatatatactccactttggagattaatgaatatataagaaattctcaaatattgtcatatatatttttggtatttaccatattTAGTTTGACATGGCATTAGAGCAGTTTGACATGGCATCAGAGCAGTGTCGCGATACAGTATAAAGAACAGTGCCCTCCTACATTGTGTGAACAGTGATCTGCTACAGTGTtctggtaaattgttttcattctgctgcgtatcttttgtgcctttattgttcgtGATTTACTTCAATGGCTCATAATAATCATAATGTTGTTATGCATCTTGTTGGAACAAATATATGGATAATTGACACTGGGgccactgatcatgtgactagtGACCTTAGAGTGTTTAATGAGTTATGTGACTATGTTCGTGATCCgtatattactagtgcaaatggagcacaTTCCCCTTTGAAGGGTGACGACACTATCTCTCTTACTTCAACCTTATCACTGATCTATGCTTTACTTGTTTCTGatgttaagtgcaatcttttgtcggtaggaaaactacttgataccttatattgttctgctcacttctaacctacgtattgttattttcaagagaTTCAAACTTTGAAGATAATTGGTCATGGTAAAAGAATAgggggtttgtacatcttgactatggaggatactgttgtttcgggttcaaataatcatcaagttttaagtgctaaagttgatgacagacatcaaatttggttgtggcatcgacgattgggacatccatcattcagttatatgaagcatctattcctttctttgtttcgcacttgtagtgattcatagttcaagtgtgaaacatgtgtcatggctaagaatcatcgtgcttcctttcccataagtgattctaaagctactttgccatttgatttaaTACATTTTGATGTGTAGGGTCTGGCGAAtgttacttctaatggatttcattggtttgttacttttattgatgattgtactcaATTAACTTTGGTGTTCTTGATGAAAAATAAGAGTGTTGTTCCGtttcttcttcaagaattttgtgcatggtgtctactcagtttcagaacaaagttaaggtcttcaggtctgatatcggaggagaatatgtgaatcacactttggGATGCTTTTTTTGTGATCAGGGTATTATTCACTAGACGACTACTCcgtttacaccccaacaaaatggtgtgtccgaATGAAAGAATTGTCAAATAATGGAGGTTGCTCActccttgatgttggataaatgtgttcTTAATCATTTGTGGGTTCATGCTTTTTTTGTTGCTGTGTATTTGATAAATCGTGTTCcaagtagggttcttgattttcaaacatcgcttgatgtgctacaaaaacatgtttctcttgtttctgtatcAAAACTTCCTCCGAATGTGTTTGGGTGTATTGCGTATGTGCATGTCTACTCTCATCAAcggagtaaacttgatgcatgtgtTCTTCGATGTGTCTTTATTAGGTATGCTAACAATCAGAAAGGCTATAAGTGTTATGATCCTCCaactcaaaaaacttatattaccatggacATCATTTTCTAGGAGGAAGTTTCGTATTTTGTGAAGCCATCTTCCGTCTCTCCACTTCAGGAGGAGAAAGGGAGTGAAGTGCAGATTCGAAGAGatggtatggatgatgtgttacagTCAGAGTTGGGGACATAACCTATTATGTTGCGTGATACTGATCAGTCGACTATAAATAGTGATCGGTTAACTGTCATTCCCGAAACTGTTTCTACTGACGACGGATTAAATGTGCCCAACGAATTACCTATTAATGTGTCTGACGAATTACCTTCTGATGACCCGTTGCCTGCTGCTGGTATGTCTAATGAGTTGCCTGATGATGGTTCGTCCAGTGATGATTTttctacttatcagttgcctccacaagctaatcgtggaaaacctaaagtacaatatgagcctgatatgcatgccaaagccaaatatcctatcaacaattatgtgtctactcatcgtttgtccaaaccatatgcatcttacatatgtcagctatctagtgtatcaattccaacaaaattgcacgATGCCTTGTTTgaccctaagtgggttaatgccataagagttgagatggaagctttggaaaagaattccaCTTGGGATTTGGTTCCCTTACTAAACGAGAAGAAATCTGTTCAATGTAGATGGGTGTTCATTATTAAGCACAAAGCAAATGGTTTCATTGACCGGTATAAAGCCATATTAGTTGATAaaggttatactcaaacctatggggtGGACTATCAGGAGACTTTTGCTCCTGTTGTCAAACTTAATATTGTGTGTGTTCTTCTGTCCTTATTAGCAAACCAAGATTGACCTCTGTTGTggtttgatgttaagaatgctttccttcatggtgatcttaaggaggaagtttatgtggatctcccacctggtatcagaacatctcctggaaaatgtgttgtatACAGGTTGCAAAAGGCTtcgtatggtttgaaacaatctcctagagcGTGGTTTGCGAGGTTTACtagttcaatgaagaagtttgggtatgTCCACAGTTATTCAAATCATACTTTGTTCTAAagcgacaaaatggtaagctaactacattgattatttatgttgatgactgGTGATGATCAGAATAAGATACAACGCCTTCAAAAGCACCTAGCtactgaatttgagatgaaagaattgggtgaattgaagtattttcttggaatcgaggttgcacgatccaagcatggtatttttctgtctcaacggaagtatgttcttgatttgttagctgaaacaggtatgttagattgcaaacctgttgatacTCCGATCGAGCAGAATCATCGTCAGGGCTTATTTCCGgatcaagttcctactcataaggAACGGTATCAAAGGCTTATGGGGAGATTAATATATTTGTCTCACACTTGTCCTAACATTGCTTATGCATTTAGTGTGgttagtcagtttatgcactcacctaatgaagctcatatggatgcagtaatccgtattttgaggtacttgaagatgACTCGTGGCAGAGGCTTGGGtttctccaagaatggtcatttgaatgtcgaaGGGTATACAAATGTAAATTGGGTAGGTTCTATCACTGATCGGCAatctacatctggatactttacATTTGTGGGTGGTAATCTAGTTatttggagaagcaagaaacaaaaagtgatGGCTAGGTCAAGTGTTGAAGCTGAGTTTCGTAGTATGtctcatggtgtatgtgagttaTTGTGGTcgaaaaaattgttgagagatcttggATTTAAACCCAAGGGTGCTATGAAACTCCATTAtgataacaaggctgctattaagattgctcataatccagtgcaacatgatcgaacaaaacatgtggagattgatcgaGATTTCATCAAGGAAAAACTAGATGCtggaattattatgtttccgttTGTGGGATCTGAAGATCAACTCGCTGATGTACTTACTAAGGCTGTGTCTAatagtgtgttttccaactcgcttgacaagttgagcgtgcgtgacatctttgctccaacttgagggggagtgttgcgagttatatattagttaaagtgtaaatcaGAGCCGACTTTTAAGGGGTGTGACCGGTTCCACTGCACAGGGCCCCAAATTTTAGGGGcccccaaaaataattttttattgaatataataatatataaaataatattatataaaaataatacataaaaatattaatcaaataaataaatatatatatatatatatatatctgatgGGGCCAAAAGCCATCAGATACATGCcccccaaaaataattttttactgaatataataatatacaaaataatattatataaaaataatatataaaaatactaATCCAATCAAGAAATATGTATATAAAAATCTGATGGCTGATTCCCAATAGTGCTGTTGAGTCCCATCACTGCTGCTTCCTAGTTTTCTTTTCTCACGCCCAAATCCCATCGCTACTCCCACTTTTCTTCTTTCAGAATTCACACCACAGTTCCAGACTCCAGTGTCAAATTCCCATCACTGCCGCTGCAGTCTACTTTACTTCTCTCTTCCTATTGTTCTTTTTTCCCACAAATTAgtaaaccctaatttataagttcatgaaattgaagagaaatTTCCAAATATGAAGACAATTCAACTGATCAGAATGATGTAGACTTCGattaaagtaagatatttactAATTCAAGTATATTGACTTGGAATTTGAAGATTTGGGTATTTCtcatttataataattttttttcttttgtactttTCAGGGCAAAATCAAGAGGAGAGCAGTCACAAAAAATCACTAGACGCACACGTATTGCGAACTATCAGGTTTCATTGTTTATACTTACTATAATTTTATTGTGATATTGTTTGAGATATAAAAGATGGCACCTACTAGAAAATATCCATCTGGCTACTTCAAgcgtcaaagaaaaagaaaaattgaacaatTGACTCAGTCTCAAAAAGGAGCTATTGATAGGTTctttctgaaagaaaaagaaccaCAAAGTTCAGTGGATGATTTAATTATGGAACAACAGGATGACAATGAGCAATTAGCTAATGATTTGGGCAATGATGAAATTGATGATGACCTTGATGAGAAAGATAATCATGAGGATGCTCCTATTGTCAGTGGTCAACCGAGTGAGTTCAATCCCTCAAACATTTATGATCCTCAAATTTGGGATAGTCTTGATCCCAAATGGATTGATTTCTTGGCAGAAAAAGGTCCTGCAAGAGATCTATCAATTGAGAAATGTCCTAAAGATCAGTTTAATAGGCGTTTTAATGCAGCCTTTTATACTCGATACTTATCCAATGGAGAGAAACATGATAGAGATTAGCTAGTCTATTCAAATGATGTTGATAAAGTGTTCTGTTTTTGTTGCAAATTGTTCAAGAAAGGGCCTCTTAAAGGTCAATTAGCAAATGATGGCTACAGAGATTGGACATATCTCAATGTGAGGTTTAAAGAGCATGAAAACGGTTTTGATCACATCTCGAACATGACCACTTGGATTGATTTGCATCTTAGATTGCAGAAAAACGAAACAATTGACAAAGTTGTACAAGACCAgatcaagaaagaaaaaaagcattGGAGGGAGTTACTACGAAGGTTGATCTCCATTGTGAAATATCTAGCTAAATACACACTAGCTTTTCGTGGAAATAACGATAGGCTTTATCAAGAAAACAACGGAAATTTTATGGGCCTAGTTCAAATGATGGCTGAATCTGATCCATTGATAAAGAATCATCTTCAACGCTTCCAAAATAATGAGATTCGTTATCATTATCTTAGTCATACCATCCAGAATGAGTTGATATTGTTGATATCTTGTGAAATCAAAGCTGCAATCATTCAAAAAGTCAAAGAAGCTAAATATTTTGCCGTGATACTTGATTGTACTCCTGATTTTAGCCACCAAGAACAGATGACCTTGATCATAAGATGTGTGGATATGAACAGTACTCCAGTAAAAGTTGAAGAATACTTTTTGCAATATCTGATTGTGAATAACACGTCACGAGAAGGACTGTTTGAAGAGTTGCAAAATGTATTAAAAGTTCTTAATCTTGATATTGATGATGTGAGAGGGCAAGGTTATGATAATGGATCAAATATGAAAGGGAGACACCAAGGTGTACAAAAGAGGCTTTTGGATATAAATCCTAGGGCAATGTACACTCCATGTGGTTGCCATAGTCTTAACTTAACACTTTGTGATATGGCAAACTCTTGTGGCAAAGCGAAAGACTTCTTTGGAACAGTACAACGTATTTACAGCTTGTTCGCAAATTCTACAAAACGATGGCTGATtctaaaagaaaatataaaaggaCTGACTCTCAAATCATTGTCGACCACACGATGGGAGAGCCGTGTTGCGAGTGTTAAAGCAATTCAATCTCAACctctacaaataaaaaaagctCTACTCCAATTAGCAGAAAGTGACAATGACTTAGTAACAAGAAGTGCAGCTAAATCTTTGGCAACATATGACATTgggaattttgagtttttattggGCATGACTATTTGGTATGATATATTGGCTGCTGTTAATGAGGTTAGCAAAGATTTGCAATCTAAAgacatgcttattgatgttgctatAGAACAAGTACAAGGATTGATCGCTTATTTTGAAAAGTACAGAGAAACTGGGTTTGCAGAGGCGATGATTAATGCTAAAAAACTTGCTATTGAAATGGAAATTGATCCCGTGTTTCCAGAAAAGCGTCAAGTTCGTAGAAAAAGACATTTTGATGAGAATGAAGGTGAATCATCCCAACCAACGGAACAATCAGCGGAGGAATCTTTTAGGGTTCATTACTTCTTGTATATAATAGATCAAGCTATTGGTTCACTGAAGAGAAGGTTTGAAAAATATCAAGCGTATGATGATATATTTGGGTTTTTGTTCACTTCAGAACGGTTGAATTCGATGGACAACAATAAATTGAAAGATTCTTGTGATCGGCTTCAAAACTTTCTCAAGAAAGATGAGCTCTTTGATGTTGATGGGGATGCATTATTagtagagttgaagcttttacgAGAGCGTTTGccaaaagaaataaagacatcCATTGACATATTGAACTACTTGAAGAGGATGCGTTGTTTCCCGACTGCAAGCGTTGCATACAGAATTTTGTTGACTATACCTATTACTGTTGCATCTGCAGAAAAGAGTTTCTCAAAGTTAAAGTTATTAAAATCATACTTGCGGTCAACTATGTTGCAGGAAAGGTTAAATGGACTTGCTTTGATATCAATTGAAAGTGATTTTTTAGACAAAATTGACTATGAAGTTTTAATTGATGATTTTGCAGCAAAGAATGCATGAAGAGCCATCTTTAAGTGAAACTTCGGTGCTAGacttttttaagttttgtttattTGGTTTCCTTAGATTGAACTTATTGTTAGTTATTAGTACTATGGTTACTTTGTAGCTTTTTATACATTTAATAATATTTAGAAATAGATGGTTAgtgagttttaaagtttatttcgaTATTGCTTTTTAACATCAATacattgttcaattttttttaagatgtcTTATAAGAAGGGCCCCTTTTATGAATTTCGCACAGGGCCCTCAAAATCTCAGAGACGGCCCTGGTGTAAATAGTAGTATGTTGTCCCACATTGATGAAGTgtatatgtaataccaattgtaactcctatatatactccactttggagattaatgaatatataagaaaatctcaaatattgtcatatatatttttggtatttgtCATGTTTAGTTTGACAACTTTGAGTTAACTTTTCCCAGGCATACGAGATCTTACATTTTGCATGCAGGATTTCCAGCATTATATCTCCAACAATGCTTTTTGCACCAAAAGTTTAGGTTTCAATTGTATAGTAATTTTATGAAGAATGGTAACAACATCATCATTAACAGAATTTggtttatttaataaaatttaaaaaaaaatcccaaaaagcaTGGAATCCAGAAGATTACATGCAGAATGCAACATCCTGGCTTATTTTATAAACAAGTACAATTACATGCAGTGCAGGTGAGTTGTAGCTCTCTTTATCTAAACCATCTCATTGGTCTATATGGTAAAAGATAATAGTGTCCAAGTTCAAAGGCCCTAtaagaatttttatttattttccatttGACCTCTCAGTTGAATTTAAGAGATCCCACTAAGCCACTCAAAGCATTTCAAGTCTCGAGAGAAATCATTACAccccaaaacacacacacagtcCCCCAATAGTGCCAGCAACAATGGCAGAGATTGCAATCTCAATCTCTCAGAAACTCACATGACCAGTCTCTCTCAATCCGCCATGTTTTGCAAAAATCAAGGCACATCAAGTTCACAATGATGGGTAACAAGAAGCATAAACTTGGTGGTGGATTCcatggaggagaagaagaagaggaagaggcagatgaagaagaaaactgAGGCAAGAATTTGCTGTAAAGTTTGGTTTAGAGTTGActcgtttattttattttcttttcatttcactGCTTAAGATTGTGACTTTCACGGTCTCCCTCCACTTTCTTGCCTTGATCATTCAatcttttcttccatttttgttGTTCGCCTCTCGTTTTTTCTCTGtaaagttctctctctctctctctctctctctctctctctctcttccttatcTTTGACAGTCTGACTCTATTCATTGCATTGTGGGCTTTTTTGTGTGGTTTTCTTGTTCAGTGGCTTTAAAACTTAGTTGGGTTTCGGTCCCTTTAAGTTAATGCCACCGTTGAGACcatattttcatttagttttccACAAACGTAGTTGTCCTCGCCTAACCCCCTATTTCCTTcgctattttttatttatttttttttttaaattgcatTTTTGGATACCATGCATGGAGCACTACCTCCCCTTGTATTCCAATTTCAGTTTCAATCTTGTATCCCAATTTCAGTTTTCAGTATTGCCTCTGAGTCTCTTTTGTTCTGAAATTTGCTTTGATATATCAGCTTTTTAATCTCCTCCACAGCTTTCACTGATCATCATATTCTTGTTCCATTGAGATgttctaataaaaaaatttccctAATTGTTACCCAATTGGAGGATTTGAAGTGCATATTTCCTTCAAAAAAATTCTCATGCCACAAAACTTGCTGAGCAAACAATgtaattttc
This genomic interval from Malus domestica chromosome 05, GDT2T_hap1 contains the following:
- the LOC103406653 gene encoding uncharacterized protein, which gives rise to MAPTRKYPSGYFKRQRKRKIEQLTQSQKGAIDRFFLKEKEPQSSVDDLIMEQQDDNEQLANDLGNDEIDDDLDEKDNHEDAPIKGPLKGQLANDGYRDWTYLNVRFKEHENGFDHISNMTTWIDLHLRLQKNETIDKVVQDQIKKEKKHWRELLRRLISIVKYLAKYTLAFRGNNDRLYQENNGNFMGLVQMMAESDPLIKNHLQRFQNNEIRYHYLSHTIQNELILLISCEIKAAIIQKVKEAKYFAVILDCTPDFSHQEQMTLIIRCVDMNSTPVKVEEYFLQYLIVNNTSREGLFEELQNVLKVLNLDIDDVRGQGYDNGSNMKGRHQGVQKRLLDINPRAMYTPCGCHSLNLTLCDMANSCGKAKDFFGTVQRIYSLFANSTKRWLILKENIKGLTLKSLSTTRWESRVASVKAIQSQPLQIKKALLQLAESDNDLVTRSAAKSLATYDIGNFEFLLGMTIWYDILAAVNEVSKDLQSKDMLIDVAIEQVQGLIAYFEKYRETGFAEAMINAKKLAIEMEIDPVFPEKRQVRRKRHFDENEGESSQPTEQSAEESFRVHYFLYIIDQAIGSLKRRFEKYQAYDDIFGFLFTSERLNSMDNNKLKDSCDRLQNFLKKDELFDVDGDALLVELKLLRERLPKEIKTSIDILNYLKRMRCFPTASVAYRILLTIPITVASAEKSFSKLKLLKSYLRSTMLQERLNGLALISIESDFLDKIDYEVLIDDFAAKNA